Part of the Xanthomonas sp. SI genome is shown below.
CGACATCCTCAACGCGGTCGGCACCGCCAACGTCGCCACGCTCAACAGCGACAAGTTCGGCAGCCTGGATGCGAACCTGGCCTACAAGGTCAACGACAACCTGTCGCTGTTCGTCAACGCGATCAATCTCACCGGCGAGGTGCAGCGCCAGTACGTCGGCGACCACCTGTTCGGCGGCTACACCGACTACGGCCGCACCTGGTCGGTCGGCCTGCGCGCACGTTTCTGAGCCGTGCCCGCGCAATCGCCGCCGTGGTGCGGCGTCGCGCGCGATGGCGACAGCGCCCACTGCGGCGCTGTCCGCCGACCCGTCTTCCCGGCCGGTACCACGGCCAGCGGCATACCGCGCTCTGCCGTACCGCCTCTTTCGGAACATGCCGATGCCCTTGATCCCTCGCCTCGCCGCCGCCGCGCTGCTCGTCCTCGCCCTGCTGCCGTTCGCCGCCGCGCACGCCGCAGTCGCAGCGCCGCAGGACACCCTGGAAAAAGTGCTGATCCTCAAACGCCATGGCGTGCGCTCGGCGATGTCCAGTCCGGAACAACTGGGCCGCTATTCGGCGCACCCATGGCCGCGCTTCGGCGTGCCGGCCGGATACCTGACCGAGAACGGCGCGCGCCTGGAGCAGTTGTTCGGCGCCTACTACCACGCGCTCTATGCAGCGCAGGGATTGTTCGCCGGCGACGCCTGCGCCAGCGCCTACTACTGGGCCAATCGCACCCAGCGCACCATCGCCTCGGCGCAGGCGTTGGCGAGCACGCTGACGCCAGGTTGCGCGAACGTTGTGCACAGCGTCGCCGACGGCGCCTCCGATCCGCTGTTCGACGGCGCGCCGGCCTTGCGCACGCCCGCCGCCGCCGCGCTGATGCGCGCGGCCATCGCCGGCCGCATCGGCGGCGACGCCGACGCCTGGAACGCGGCGCAGCGCGATGCGATCGACACGCTGCAGCAGTTGCTGTTGCAGTGCGCGCAGCGGCCGTGCCCGGCCGACGCGGGTGCCGGCAAGCAGCGCCTGGACGCGGTGGCCGCGCAGATGAGCGATACCGACGACGGGATTCCCGGCGTCGAAGGTCCGGCGTCGGCCGCCTCCGGCATCAGCGAAAGCCTGCTGATGGGCTGGGCCAACGGCCAGGACTTCGCCGCGCTGGGCTGGCAAGGCCTGGACGAAGCCAGCCTGCTGCGCGCGTTCGCCCCGCACCAGGCCGAGTTCGCGCTGCGCCTGCGCGCGCCCACGGTGGCGCGCATGGCCAGTTCGCCGCTGGCCGCGCGCGTACTGGCCACGCTGCAGCAAGGCAGCGACAGCGTCGCGCATATCGCACCGATCGGCGGCGATGCGCGGCTGGTGGTGCTGTCCGGACACGACGGCACGCTGACTCTGCTGGCCGGCATGCTCGATCTGCACTGGCAGTTGCCCGGCTACCAGCCCGACCAGACCGTGCCCGGCGGCGCGCTGGTGTTCGAGCGCTGGCGCCGCGCCGATGGGCAGCGCGTGATCCGCCTGCGCTACACCGCGCAGAGCCTGGCGCAGCTGCGCGAACGGCGTGCGCTGACGCTGCAGGCGCCACCGCCGTCAGCGCCGGTGTTCATTCCCGGCTGCAGCAGCGCCACGCCGGGCTACGACTGCCCATTACCGACACTGGCCACGCTGATCGGCGCGGCGATCGACCCACAGTTCCTGAGCGAATGACGCCATGCCTCCGGCCGTTGGCCGACGACGTGGCTGCCGCATCGGCGCATCCGGCGCCGTTTGGCGCATTCCGCGCCGCTTCCCTGGCCATCGCGCCAGCCGCTGTTCCCCACCACCGCAAGAGGCGATTCATGATCCAGCATCTACGCACCCTCGTGAGCTTCGGCATCGGACTGAGCATGGCCTGTGCCGGCGTGGCGCACGCGCAATCGGACACCGGCGTGCTCGACGTGCTCAGCTACAACGTCGCCGGACTGCCCGAGGGCATCTCCAGCAGCAACCCGTCCGCCAACACCGCGCAGCTGGCGCCGAAACTGGCGCCGTACGGCCTGGTCCACGTGCAGGAGGACTTCAACTACCACGCCACCCTGTATGCCGGCGACACGCATCCCTACCGCACCCCGACCAGCGGCGGCGCCGCGATCGGCGACGGCCTCAACACGCTGAGCAACTATCCCTTCAGCGACTTCACCCGGGTCAAATGGAACCAGTGCAACGGCACCGACTGCCTGACCCCGAAGGGCTTCAGCTACATGCGCGTGCGCCTGGCCGACGGCGTGCTGCTGGACGTGTACAACGCCCATCCCAATGCCGGCACTGAAGCCAGCGACCTGTCCGCACGCCGCGCCAATATCGGCCAGCTCTCGCAGTTCATCCAGACCTGGTCGGCCGGCAACGCGGTACTGGTGATGATGGATTCCAACACCCGCTACACCCGCGCCGACGACAACATCCGCACGCTGATCGCATCCAACGGGCTGACTGATCCGTGGGTGGAACTGGTCAAGGGCAGCGCACCGGCCGCCGGTGCGGAGCCGCTGCTGTGCGGCACGCCGCCGACCAACGCCTGCGAAGTGGTCGACAAGATCCTGTACCGCGATGCGCCGCAGCTGACCCTGGTCGCCAACCGCTACCAGCTCGATCCGGGTAAGTTCTACGACAGCGCCGGCAAGCCGCTGTCCGACCACTACCCGCTGTACGCGCAGTTCGGCTGGGCGGTCGGCACCGCCGTGCGCACCAGCGACCAGTTCGGCGGCCCGCACGGCATGCCGTTCAACGATCTGGCCGACAGCGCCAGCGCGCGTCCGCTCAGCGGCGTGACCCTGCGCGGCGCCGAGCGCCTGGATAACGTCGGCGTGATCCTGGACACCGGCAAGCTGCTCGCGCACGGCGGCACTGGCGGACAGGCGACCACTCTGTCGCTGGGCGCCAACGAGACGCTGACCTCGGCCACCGTCAGCGTCGGCAAGTACAACGACACGACCCGCGTGTTCTCGCTGAGCCTGCGCACCAGCATCGGCCGCAGCGTGCAGGTGGGCAAGCAGACCAGCGAGACCTACACGCTGACCGCGCCCAGCGGCTGGCACATCGCCGGCTTCACCGGCCGCGCCGGCGACGCGATCGACAAGCTCGGCGTGGTGTACCGGAAGAACTGACAGGGACGGCGGGACGCCACACGCCCGCGCGCAAACGGCAATGGCGCTCGTTACGGCGAGCGCCGTTCGCCAGGCCGCGGGGTTTGCCGCTGCGCATCCGACAGGGCGCCAACGCCAGCACGCCGGTAGCGGACAGGTCGCGACAGCGCGTGCGACCGGATCATGGCGTCTCGGCGCGCAGTTTCAGCGCCGGCACCGGCATCGCCGCCAACGCCTCGATGTCGCGCGCACGCGCGGCCTTGAGCTGCGCGAACAACGCACGGATCTCGGTATCGCCGTAAGCGCGGCGGCTCAGGCCGATCATCAACACGCCGTGGCCGGCGGGGCTGGGCACGTAGCGATACGCATTCCATTCGACGATCGTGTTGCCCTCGGCATCGGTGGCCGACAGCACGAAGTCGAGCAGCGCCTGGTCCTTGGATTCGCTGAGCAGCGGGGTGTAGTGCACCACCGGATCGGTCGCCTTGCGCCGCTCCAGTTCGGCCACCTTGATTCCCATCAGTTGCTCGGGCGTGGCCGACCGATCGTCCAGCAGATCCAGCATCAGCATCGACTGGTAGCGCTCGACGTTCTGCCCCTGCGGCACGTATTCGTGCTTGTAGAAATCCGGGCGCGGATGGCTGCTCCAGGCCAGATGGTAGGCGGCGCCTGCCAACTGCAACGGGCCGGGCACCGTCAGATAATCCTTCGTCTGCTGCCCTGCGGCGGCGGCCGCAGCGGTCACGCACAACAGGGCGTACAGGCCCATCCGCAGCAGCGGTCGCACGATCATGCGCATCGTTCCAGTCCTTTAGAGAGTGTTGCAATCGAAATGCCGGCAGCGCCGGGCGCCGCGGCAAGCAGGCGTGGCAGCTGCCGCAGCGGGATGCAGGGCCGACCATGGCACGCGCGCCGCATGCGCGCCAATCCGGCAGCAGCGACCGGGCCGCAGGACCCGGCCGCTGCAGGATCGGACGCGGCTCAGGCCTGCTTCGGATCCGGGCCGTAGGCGTTGGCGCCCTTGACCCCTTCCATGAACATGAAGACCAGGATCACCACGCCGCCCAGCCAGGGAATCAGGCCCAGCAGCACGTACCAGCCGGACTTGCCCTGATCGTGGAAACGGCGCACCTGCACCGCGATCGACGGCACCAGCACGGCGAGCGAATACAGGCCCAGCAACACGACCGCCACCAGCGACAGCATGCTGGTGCCGTTCTGGCCGCCGACGCCGCCGCCGATTCCCATCAACACCATCAGCACGGTGATCACCACGATGTTCAACAGCGTGAACATCCAGTACTCCTTGCGCCGCGAACGCCCGGAAAAATCCGCGTAGCGCTTGAGCGGCATCAACATCCATTCCATTGTGTTTCCCTTTTTTCGAACCGCTGCCTCACTGCAGCGGGCGGCATGGTGGCATAAACGCCGCCGCAGGGAAACGCTTGCGGCTACTCGCTCGCCGCCTCCAGCGCCTGCGACAGGCGCTCCACCGCGATCACTTCCATGCCCTTGACCACGCCGGTCTTGGGCGCATTGGCCTTGGGCACGATGGCGCGCTTGAAACCGTGCGTGGCCGCTTCGCGCAGCCGGTCCTCGCCGTTGGGCACCGGGCGGATCTCGCCGGACAGGCCGACCTCGCCGAAGGCGATGGTCTTCTCCGCCAGCGGCTTGTCGCGCAGCGAGGACAGCACCGCCAACAGCACCGGCAGATCGGCCGCGGTCTCCTGCACGCGGATGCCGCCGACCACGTTGACGAACACGTCCTGGTCGCCGACCAGGATGCCGCCGTGCCGATGCAGCACCGCCAGCAGCATCGCCAGGCGGTTCTGCTCCAGGCCCACCGCCACCCGCCGCGGATTGGACAGCGGCGAGGCATCGACCAGCGCCTGCACTTCCACCATCAGCGGCCGCGTGCCTTCGCGCGTCACCATCACGCAGCTGCCGGGCTGGTTGGTGCTGCTGCCGGACAGGAAGATCGCCGACGGATTGGACACTTCCTTCAGTCCCTTCTCGCCCATCGCGAACACGCCCAGTTCGTTGACCGCGCCGAAGCGGTTCTTGAACGCGCGCAGCAGGCGGAAACGGCTGCCGCTCTCGCCCTCGAAATACAGCACCGCATCGACCATGTGCTCGAGCACGCGCGGCCCGGCGATGCCGCCTTCCTTGGTCACGTGGCCGACCAGGAACACCGCGGTGCCGGTCTCCTTGGCATAGCGCACCAGCCGCGCCGCGCTCTCGCGCACCTGGCTGACCGAGCCGGGCGCGGCGGTCAACGATTCGGTCCACAGGGTCTGCACCGAGTCGGCCACGATCAGCTTGGGCTGGGCCGCGCTGGCCTGCTGTAAGATCTGTTCGATGCCGGTCTCGGCCAGCGCGTTGAGGCCGTCCAGCGGCAGGTCCAGGCGCACCGCGCGGCCGGCGACCTGGGCGAGCGATTCCTCGCCGGTCACGTACAGCACCGGCAGCGTGCTGGCCATCTTGGCCAG
Proteins encoded:
- a CDS encoding jacalin-like lectin translates to MIQHLRTLVSFGIGLSMACAGVAHAQSDTGVLDVLSYNVAGLPEGISSSNPSANTAQLAPKLAPYGLVHVQEDFNYHATLYAGDTHPYRTPTSGGAAIGDGLNTLSNYPFSDFTRVKWNQCNGTDCLTPKGFSYMRVRLADGVLLDVYNAHPNAGTEASDLSARRANIGQLSQFIQTWSAGNAVLVMMDSNTRYTRADDNIRTLIASNGLTDPWVELVKGSAPAAGAEPLLCGTPPTNACEVVDKILYRDAPQLTLVANRYQLDPGKFYDSAGKPLSDHYPLYAQFGWAVGTAVRTSDQFGGPHGMPFNDLADSASARPLSGVTLRGAERLDNVGVILDTGKLLAHGGTGGQATTLSLGANETLTSATVSVGKYNDTTRVFSLSLRTSIGRSVQVGKQTSETYTLTAPSGWHIAGFTGRAGDAIDKLGVVYRKN
- a CDS encoding DUF805 domain-containing protein; this translates as MEWMLMPLKRYADFSGRSRRKEYWMFTLLNIVVITVLMVLMGIGGGVGGQNGTSMLSLVAVVLLGLYSLAVLVPSIAVQVRRFHDQGKSGWYVLLGLIPWLGGVVILVFMFMEGVKGANAYGPDPKQA
- a CDS encoding histidine-type phosphatase — translated: MPLIPRLAAAALLVLALLPFAAAHAAVAAPQDTLEKVLILKRHGVRSAMSSPEQLGRYSAHPWPRFGVPAGYLTENGARLEQLFGAYYHALYAAQGLFAGDACASAYYWANRTQRTIASAQALASTLTPGCANVVHSVADGASDPLFDGAPALRTPAAAALMRAAIAGRIGGDADAWNAAQRDAIDTLQQLLLQCAQRPCPADAGAGKQRLDAVAAQMSDTDDGIPGVEGPASAASGISESLLMGWANGQDFAALGWQGLDEASLLRAFAPHQAEFALRLRAPTVARMASSPLAARVLATLQQGSDSVAHIAPIGGDARLVVLSGHDGTLTLLAGMLDLHWQLPGYQPDQTVPGGALVFERWRRADGQRVIRLRYTAQSLAQLRERRALTLQAPPPSAPVFIPGCSSATPGYDCPLPTLATLIGAAIDPQFLSE
- the radA gene encoding DNA repair protein RadA, translating into MAKAKTAYVCGDCGAEYTKWQGQCTECGAWNSLSEIVLESASAAKAPAAARRSGWAGKTEAPKITALKDVEHRDQARVSTGIGEFDRVLGGGLVEGAVVLIGGDPGIGKSTLLLQALAKMASTLPVLYVTGEESLAQVAGRAVRLDLPLDGLNALAETGIEQILQQASAAQPKLIVADSVQTLWTESLTAAPGSVSQVRESAARLVRYAKETGTAVFLVGHVTKEGGIAGPRVLEHMVDAVLYFEGESGSRFRLLRAFKNRFGAVNELGVFAMGEKGLKEVSNPSAIFLSGSSTNQPGSCVMVTREGTRPLMVEVQALVDASPLSNPRRVAVGLEQNRLAMLLAVLHRHGGILVGDQDVFVNVVGGIRVQETAADLPVLLAVLSSLRDKPLAEKTIAFGEVGLSGEIRPVPNGEDRLREAATHGFKRAIVPKANAPKTGVVKGMEVIAVERLSQALEAASE